One window of the Hoplias malabaricus isolate fHopMal1 chromosome Y, fHopMal1.hap1, whole genome shotgun sequence genome contains the following:
- the LOC136678936 gene encoding leucine-rich repeat protein SHOC-2 translates to MSSALGKDKDCKEKEAKAPSGKEREKEPKVPGSLGKEGKESKTKGKDAKDGKKDASGAPPAVAFSVDNTIKRPNPAQGIRKKSSNAEVIKELGKCRDENSTRLDLSKRSIHLLPSSIKELTQLTELYLYSNKLQSLPAEVGCLSGLVTLALSENSLTSLPDSLDNLKKLRMLDLRHNKLREIPAVVYRVTSLTTLYLRFNRITAVEKDIRNLAKLTMLSIRENKIKQLPAEIGELCNLITLDVAHNQLEHLPKEIGNCTQITNLDLQHNELLDLPETIGNLSSINRLGLRYNRLSAIPRSLAKCRELEELNLENNNISVLPEGLLSSLVNLTSLTLARNCFQSYPVGGPSQFSTIYSLNMEHNRINKIPFGIFSRAKVLSKLNMKDNQLTSLPLDFGTWTSMVELNLATNQLTKIPEDICGLASLEVLILSNNLLKKLPHGIGNLRKLRELDLEENKLESLPNEIAYLKDLQKLVLTNNQLTTLPRGIGHLTNLTHLGLGENLLQHLPEEIGTLENLEELYLNDNPNLHSLPFELALCSKLSIMSIENCPLSHLPPQIVAGGPSFIIQFLKMQGPYRAMV, encoded by the exons ATGAGCAGTGCTTTAGGCAAAGACAAAGACTGCAAGGAGAAGGAGGCCAAAGCTCCATCTGGTAAGGAGCGGGAGAAAGAGCCGAAGGTGCCCGGGAGTCTGGGCAAAGAGGGCAAGGAGTCCAAAACCAAAGGGAAAGATGCCAAAGACGGGAAAAAAGATGCGAGTGGAGCTCCACCCGCCGTGGCCTTCTCTGTGGATAACACGATAAAAAGGCCCAACCCGGCTCAGGGCATCCGCAAGAAATCCAGCAACGCTGAAGTTATCAAGGAGCTTGGAAAGTGCCGGGATGAGAACTCAACGCGCCTGGATCTGTCCAAGCGATCTATCCACCTGCTGCCGTCCTCCATCAAGGAGCTGACACAGCTGACTGAGCTCTACCTTTACAGCAACAAGCTGCAGAGCCTGCCAGCTGAGGTGGGCTGCCTCTCAGGTCTGGTGACACTAGCTTTGAGCGAGAACTCACTTACCAGCCTGCCTGACTCGCTCGACAACCTGAAGAAGCTACGCATGCTGGATCTGCGGCACAACAAGTTGCGGGAGATACCAGCCGTGGTGTACCGTGTCACATCGCTCACCACCCTCTACCTGCGCTTTAACCGCATCACCGCGGTCGAGAAGGATATCCGCAACCTGGCCAAGCTCACCATGCTTAGCATTCGTGAGAACAAGATCAAGCAGCTGCCTGCTGAGATCG GGGAACTGTGTAACCTGATCACACTGGATGTGGCCCACAATCAGCTGGAACACCTCCCTAAAGAGATCGGCAACTGCACACAAATTACCAACTTGGACTTACAGCACAACGAGCTTCTAGACCTACCTGAGACTATAG GCAATCTTTCAAGTATAAACCGCCTGGGTCTGCGGTACAACAGGCTGTCAGCAATCCCCAGATCGTTAGCAAAGTGCCGGGAGCTAGAAGAGCTAAACCTAGAAAACAACAACATCTCTGTGCTACCTGAG GGTCTCCTGTCGAGCCTGGTGAATCTGACCAGTCTAACGTTGGCACGGAACTGTTTCCAGTCGTACCCAGTAGGCGGCCCTTCACAGTTCTCCACCATCTACTCACTAAACATGGAGCACAACCGGATTAACAAGATCCCCTTTGGCATCTTCTCCCGTGCAAAGGTCCTCAGCAAGCTCAACATGAAG GATAACCAGCTGACGTCACTGCCACTGGACTTCGGCACGTGGACCAGCATGGTGGAGCTGAATCTGGCTACCAACCAGCTGACCAAGATCCCAGAGGATATCTGCGGCCTTGCCTCCCTTGAG GTTCTCATATTGTCTAATAACCTTCTAAAGAAGTTACCTCATGGAATTGGTAACTTGCGTAAACTACGTGAGCTtgacttggaggagaacaagtTGGAGTCCCTTCCGAATGAGATTGCATACCTTAAAGACCTACAA aaACTTGTGTTGACCAATAACCAGTTGACCACATTACCAAGGGGGATTGGTCACTTGACCAATCTGACTCACTTGGGGCTGGGAGAGAACCTCCTGCAGCACCTACCTGAGGAGATTG GCACACTGGAGAACCTAGAGGAGCTTTACCTGAATGACAACCCCAACCTCCATAGCCTGCCGTTTGAGCTGGCGCTGTGCAGCAAGCTATCAATTATGAGCATTGAGAACTGCCCCCTCAGCCACCTGCCGCCTCAGATCGTTGCTGGGGGTCCTTCCTTCATCATCCAGTTCCTCAAGATGCAGGGACCATACCGTGCCATGGTCTAG